A stretch of Lathyrus oleraceus cultivar Zhongwan6 chromosome 6, CAAS_Psat_ZW6_1.0, whole genome shotgun sequence DNA encodes these proteins:
- the LOC127095594 gene encoding uncharacterized protein LOC127095594 — MPPKNRKFECGNDKRKKKKKIEELIQSQVGALDKFLIKEPQVSNESRYVDNIDSLPIENDNLDYVPTENDNLDNVPIENDNLDSVPIENDNLNSVPIENDNLDSVPIVDEVNNDDDVDDVDDDNVDYDIFDPRNWDRLKPKQINLLVVKGPKRDNSIVKGPRDSLNRHFTANLYTRALANREVCDRDWLVYSKELDRVFCFCCKVFKNGIVRGQLANEGYSDWVHVGERIKEHELGMEHVKNVTTWYEYRKRLQKIQTIDKTTQRLIEKEKDH, encoded by the coding sequence ATGCCTCCTAAGAATAGAAAATTTGAATGTGGAAATGATAAAcgtaagaaaaagaaaaaaattgaagaGTTAATTCAATCTCAAGTAGGAGCTCTTGATAAATTTTTAATCAAAGAAccacaagtttcaaatgaaagtCGTTATGTTGATAATATTGATAGTTTGCCtattgaaaatgataatcttgaTTATGTGCCTACTGAAAATGATAATCTTGATAATGTGCCcattgaaaatgataatcttgatagtgtgcccattgaaaatgataatcttAATAGTGTGCCcattgaaaatgataatcttgaTAGTGTACCAATTGTTGATGAAGttaataatgatgatgatgtcgatgatgttgatgatgataATGTTGATTATGATATATTTGATCCAAGAAATTGGGATCGTCTTAAACCTAAACAGATTAATTTATTAGTTGTGAAAGGTCCTAAAAGAGATAATTCTATTGTGAAGGGTCCTAGAGATAGTTTGAATAGACATTTTACGGCTAATTTGTATACTAGAGCTTTAGCAAATAGAGAGGTGTGTGATAGAGATTGGCTTGTTTATTCGAAAGAGCTTGATAgagtattttgtttttgttgtaaAGTTTTTAAAAATGGGATTGTTAGGGGACAATTAGCAAATGAGGGTTATAGTGATTGGGTACATGTTGGTGAAAGAATTAAAGAGCACGAGTTAGGCATGGAACATGTTAAAAATGTGACTACTTGGTATGAGTATCGCAAAAGGCTGCAAAAAATTCAAACTATTGATAAAACAACTCAAAGATTAATTGAGAAAGAAAAGGATCACTAG
- the LOC127095595 gene encoding uncharacterized protein LOC127095595 has product MLAQFDPIIQEHVRCVTTQKVHIHYLGRNIQNELISLLGSAIKIEIIRKIKQEKYFSMILDCTPDVSHQEQISLIIRYVDISSASVSIEESFLGFLNVNDTSGQGLFDVLQNELKELGLDLFDVRGQGYDNGSNMKGKHQGVQKRFLDINPRAFYTPCGCHSLNLALCDMANSCIKARNFFGVVQRIYTIFANSTKRWQFLKDNVKGLTPKSLSSTRLESCVESVKAIRTQMLEFTEALLEVSENDLDPKIQNEAKSLATNELVSAINSVRKLLQEKDMLIDVAMQKIKGLISYFEGYRETGLYKVLINAKEIAVELNISPIFPQRCIIKRKRQFDENLNIPSVELSEEESFRVNYFLYLVDQAVVSLNKRFEQYQEYESIFGFLFTSHKLQSLDDAAL; this is encoded by the exons ATGTTAGCTCAATTTGACCCAATCATCCAAGAACATGTTAGATGTGTTACAACTCAAAAAGTTCATATTCATTATCTTGGGCGTAACATACAGAATGAGTTGATTTCATTGCTTGGTTCTGCGATTAAAATTGAAATCATTAGAAAAATCAAACAGGAAAAGTATTTTTCAATGATACTTGATTGTACTCCTGATGTTAGTCACCAAGAGCAGATATCTTTGATAATAAGATATGTGGATATTTCTTCAGCTTCTGTTAGTATTGAGGAATCATTTTTAGGATTCTTGAATGTGAATGATACAAGTGGTCAGGGGCTTTTTGATGTTTTACAAAATGAATTGAAAGAACTTGGTCTCGACCTATTTGACGTGAGAGGGCAAGGTTATGATAATGGGTCCAATATGAAAGGAAAACACCAAGGTGTGCAAAAGAGATTTTTAGACATAAATCCGAGAGCCTTTTATACTCCCTGTGGTTGTCATAGTCTTAATTTGGCATTGTGTGATATGGCTAACTCTTGTATTAAAGCTAGGAATTTTTTTGGAGTTGTTCAACGCATTTATACAATTTTTGCCAATTCTACTAAGAGATGGCAATTTTTGAAAGATAATGTAAAAGGGTTGACTCCAAAATCATTGTCATCCACTCGTTTGGAGAGTTGTGTAGAAAGTGTCAAAGCTATAAGAACTCAAATGTTAGAATTTACAGAAGCTTTGCTTGAAGTGTCAGAAAATGATCTTGATCCTAAAATACAAAATGAAGCTAAATCCTTAGCAACAAATGAGCTTG TATCTGCAATTAATTCTGTTCGCAAACTTTTACAGGAAAAGGATATGCTTATTGATGTTGCTATGCAAAAAATTAAGGGGTTGATTTCGTATTTTGAGGGATATAGAGAAACAGGTCTTTATAAGGTATTGATTAACGCTAAGGAAATTGCGGTGGAATTGAATATTTCCCCAATATTTCCTCAAAGGTGTATAATTAAAAGAAAAAGGCAATTTGATGAGAATTTGAATATCCCATCAGTCGAGCTATCAGAAGAAGAATCATTCAGGGTTAATTATTTTCTTTACCTTGTTGATCAAGCTGTTGTTTCTCTTAATAAGAGGTTTGAGCAATACCAAGAGTATGAAAGTATTTTTGGTTTCTTGTTTACTTCTCACAAGTTACAATCATTAGATGATGCAGCTTTGTAG